One genomic window of Misgurnus anguillicaudatus chromosome 12, ASM2758022v2, whole genome shotgun sequence includes the following:
- the LOC129445948 gene encoding uncharacterized protein isoform X2: MSSGIQRVMCEEDIIGQKASIVYESMLKHLVTFLPLPIGRCNFIETVTNVSCHASGPFEVHLSSRGTGTVIHWMCSKGHKVWVCNSQPTLKYGMHAGDFMMATNILLSGNNYYKVAHLFNYMNMGFLGKDTFFKIQDTYCIGAIKNVWEEKRSAAIQRVKNKDGIVILADGRMDSPGYCAQYCSYTAMENDSKKIISVVTIDKRQTSRNSVIMEKEAFVRTMDKLLGEVKIAEICTDAHTQIASVMR, from the exons ATGTCTTCTGGCATCCAACGTGTCATGTGTGAAGAAGACATCATTGGACAAAAGGCATCAATCGTCTATGAGTCAATGCTGAAACACCTGGTCACATTTTTGCCGCTGCCGATTGGGAGGTGTAATTTCATTGAGACAGTTACGAATGTGTCGTGCCATGCTTCTGGACCTTTTGAAGTCCATCTTTCCTCAAGGGGAACTGGCACTGTCATACACTGG ATGTGTTCAAAAGGACACAAAGTATGGGTGTGCAATTCACAGCCCACACTTAAATACGGCATGCATGCAGGAGATTTTATGATGGCCACAAACATTCTCCTGTCAGGAAATAATTACTACAAAGTAGCACACCTATTCAACTATATGAACATGGGCTTTCTAGGGAaggacacattttttaaaattcagGACACCTATTGCATTGGAGCAATAAAGAACGTGTGGGAGGAGAAGAGATCTGCAGCCATTCAACGTGTGAAGAATAAAGATGGCATTGTCATATTAG CAGATGGACGAATGGACAGTCCTGGCTACTGTGCCCAGTATTGCTCCTACACTGCCATGGAGAATGATTCAAAGAAAATCATCTCAGTTGTTACCATCGATAAGAGGCAGACTTCACGCAATTCTGTGATCATGGAGAAAGAGGCTTTTGTCAGGACCATGGACAAGCTTCTTGGTGAAGTTAAGATTGCAGAAATTTGCACTGATGCTCACACACAAATTGCCTCTGTTATGA GATAA
- the LOC129445948 gene encoding uncharacterized protein isoform X1 has product MTKVDILLFTLNIYRTGRGNKDFVKIQELPVIGLEETINLATQNEVVPVREDHVSMSSGIQRVMCEEDIIGQKASIVYESMLKHLVTFLPLPIGRCNFIETVTNVSCHASGPFEVHLSSRGTGTVIHWMCSKGHKVWVCNSQPTLKYGMHAGDFMMATNILLSGNNYYKVAHLFNYMNMGFLGKDTFFKIQDTYCIGAIKNVWEEKRSAAIQRVKNKDGIVILADGRMDSPGYCAQYCSYTAMENDSKKIISVVTIDKRQTSRNSVIMEKEAFVRTMDKLLGEVKIAEICTDAHTQIASVMR; this is encoded by the exons ATGACAAAAGTagacattttattatttacattaaatatttacagAACTGGAAGAGGCAATAAAGACTTTGTGAAGATTCAGGAGCTTCCAGTGATTGGCCTTGAAGAGACCATTAATCTTGCAACGCAAAATGAAGTGGTACCAGTACGAGAAGATCATGTATCCATGTCTTCTGGCATCCAACGTGTCATGTGTGAAGAAGACATCATTGGACAAAAGGCATCAATCGTCTATGAGTCAATGCTGAAACACCTGGTCACATTTTTGCCGCTGCCGATTGGGAGGTGTAATTTCATTGAGACAGTTACGAATGTGTCGTGCCATGCTTCTGGACCTTTTGAAGTCCATCTTTCCTCAAGGGGAACTGGCACTGTCATACACTGG ATGTGTTCAAAAGGACACAAAGTATGGGTGTGCAATTCACAGCCCACACTTAAATACGGCATGCATGCAGGAGATTTTATGATGGCCACAAACATTCTCCTGTCAGGAAATAATTACTACAAAGTAGCACACCTATTCAACTATATGAACATGGGCTTTCTAGGGAaggacacattttttaaaattcagGACACCTATTGCATTGGAGCAATAAAGAACGTGTGGGAGGAGAAGAGATCTGCAGCCATTCAACGTGTGAAGAATAAAGATGGCATTGTCATATTAG CAGATGGACGAATGGACAGTCCTGGCTACTGTGCCCAGTATTGCTCCTACACTGCCATGGAGAATGATTCAAAGAAAATCATCTCAGTTGTTACCATCGATAAGAGGCAGACTTCACGCAATTCTGTGATCATGGAGAAAGAGGCTTTTGTCAGGACCATGGACAAGCTTCTTGGTGAAGTTAAGATTGCAGAAATTTGCACTGATGCTCACACACAAATTGCCTCTGTTATGA GATAA